CTGGCAGCGGCGCGCAGGCCGAGCCCAGAAAGTGCGCGCTGGCGATGAGGCCCACGGTCGCCGTGGACACCCCGTAACGGGCCTCAAAAAGTCCAAAGGCCGGGCCGTACATGGCCTGAATGACCCCCAGGGTAAAAAAAGCTGCCGCGCCCGTGGCCAGCAGGGGCCAGGACAGCGGCACGGATGGTGCGGGGGCGGCGTTCACAGCCGGGATGCTAGCAGGGCGGTCCGGTTGCAAGAGATCGCGTGTCTACCACCCACAGCGGCGAGGAAAATTGCCCTGGGCGCTTCCCACGGCGGTTTCAGGGCACAGTCGGCAAGAGACAGCGGCTTCAATGACATTGAGAAGTCCTGCTGATTCTGGGGTGGAATAGGCCCCGGCGCAGTCAGAAGCGGAAGAAGGGCAGGGCGTCTGCGCTCGGGGCCGCTGTCGCGTAGACACTGCCGTTGCCCGGCGACAGATACTGAAGACGGTTGACGCCGCTCAGGTCGTCCACGTGACAGACCTCCTGCCCGGGGTCGCCCTGGCCCTCGGGATCGCAGCGAACCTGATGGGGTCGCCCGTCCAGCGTTCTGTGCACGCCCGTGGTCAGCCGGTCCAGCGCAAAGATGTTCGCGCGGGCAAACGCGGCTTTCGCGGCCTCGTCGCGCAGGAAGGCCTCGGTGCTCAGGCCTTTTTCCGCCAGCAGGCGGGCCAGATGGGCGGTCCGCTCGTCGTCGCCCATATTCGGCGCGAGGACCGCCACCGGCCCCTGCACGGCGGCGAGGGTGGGCAACAGGGCCTCGCAGTACACGTCGGTCTGACTGCGGGCGCAGGACCGGACATAGTCCCGCGCACTCACCGGGCTGTAGAGATCCAGGCCCTGCAGATCACACGCCGACAGGCTCAGAGCCAGGAGGGTCCACCCCAGGACATGGCGGGTCATGGCCCCAGGGTACGCGACGCGCCGGCCGCCCGCTGCCCAGCCTGCCCCGCCCCTCAGCGCCGGATGTTCACGATGGTGACCCCGTGACCGCCCTGGTTGGCTTCGGCGTCGTGGAAGGATTCCACCTTCTTGTCGCCCTTCAGGTACTCGCGCAGCAGGCGCCGCAGCACCCCCTGCCCCTTGCCGTGCACCACGCGCAGCGGGCTTTCTTTCAGGGCGTGGGCTTCCAGGATGGCGGCGCGCAGTTCTTCCACCGCCTCTTCCACGCCCAGGCCGCGCAGCTGCAGTTCGTTCTGAAAGGTGCTGGCGGTCGTGCCGGTAAAGCGCGGGCCCCGGGTCTTGGGCGCGCCCGCCGCCACCGGCTTGGGCTCGCCTTTCAGGCGCACGTCGCGGCGCTTGACGCCCACCTTCATCACGCCCAGCTGCACCACCAGATCGTCGCCGCGCAGTTCCAGCACCTGCCCGCTGGCGTTGTAAGCCGGCACATCCACCACGCTGCCCACGCGAATGGGGTCGCCCCGGTCCTCGCGCGGGGCCGCCGCCGGGCGCGCCTTCTGGGCGGCCACGCGCAGTTCGCGCAGTTCCTGCATCACGCGCGGGCGGGCGCTGTCTTCCTGGGCGCGGGCGCGCAAGGTCCGCACCCGCTCAATAGCGTCGGCATACAGCGATTCGGCCTTCTGGGCGGCCTCGGCCAGCATCTCGCCCCGGCGGGCTTCCAGGGTTTCGCGTTCCTGCCGCACCCGGCCCAGTTCGGCCTCGGCACCCTGGCGGGCGGCGGCGGTGGCGTCCAGCTGGGCGCGCAGCTCGGCACGCTCGCGCTCCAGGCCTTCGAGCATGCGCTCCATCAGGCCGGCGTCGGGGCCCAGCAGCTCCTCGGCGCGGGACAGCACGCCGCGCGGCAGGCCCATGCGCTGCGCAATCGCCAGCGCAAAGGAACGCCCCGGCTGCCCCACCTGCAGCACGTAGGTGGGCGCCAGGGTCTCCACGTCAAAGCCCATCGAGGCATTCTTCAGGCCGGGGGTTTCCAGAGCGAACAGCTTCAGGGGCGAGAGGTGCGAGGTGATCACGCCGCGCGCGTCCTGCGCCAGCAGACATTCGATCATCGCCTGGGCCAGCGCGGCGCCCTCGTTGGGGTCGGTGCCCGAGCCCAGCTCGTCCACCAGCACCAGCGTGTCGGGGGCGGCGTGGCGCAGCACGTAGCGCAGGTGCTTGAGGTGACTGGCAAAGGTGGACAGGGACGCCTCAATGCTCTGTTCGTCGCCAATGTCTACCAGCACGTCGCGCACCACCGGCAACCGGGCGCTGGCCGCCGCCACGTACATGC
The window above is part of the Deinococcus aquaedulcis genome. Proteins encoded here:
- a CDS encoding endonuclease MutS2, with product MSFDARALSALDFPRILSALAERSATTLGAARARSLRPSSDAGRIARELDEVEDALFGVSLSLGGIQDISELHARAQEGRVLTGQELLSAAYSLDGAMTVKRAINANSRGPLREVAGDLGDHSELVRRVLSALDRDGAVRDDASPRLRDLRKRIEPLRGRIREKLAATLDKWADVLQEHIVTIRRDRYVLPVQASRVGQVQGIIVDASATGQTYFVEPAAVTQLNNELTRLILDEEAEVRRILTELSGLLAADSAVPLTLSAVGELDLIAAKARLARDWRLNRPESVPGGTYDLREVRHPLIENPVANDLSLGDTKLLLITGPNMGGKTATIKTLGLAVLMHQCGMYVAAASARLPVVRDVLVDIGDEQSIEASLSTFASHLKHLRYVLRHAAPDTLVLVDELGSGTDPNEGAALAQAMIECLLAQDARGVITSHLSPLKLFALETPGLKNASMGFDVETLAPTYVLQVGQPGRSFALAIAQRMGLPRGVLSRAEELLGPDAGLMERMLEGLERERAELRAQLDATAAARQGAEAELGRVRQERETLEARRGEMLAEAAQKAESLYADAIERVRTLRARAQEDSARPRVMQELRELRVAAQKARPAAAPREDRGDPIRVGSVVDVPAYNASGQVLELRGDDLVVQLGVMKVGVKRRDVRLKGEPKPVAAGAPKTRGPRFTGTTASTFQNELQLRGLGVEEAVEELRAAILEAHALKESPLRVVHGKGQGVLRRLLREYLKGDKKVESFHDAEANQGGHGVTIVNIRR